In a single window of the Pseudomonadota bacterium genome:
- a CDS encoding pyridine nucleotide-disulfide oxidoreductase translates to MNFSTQNLYTQEGLQEIDKAFLIFLKDASCVLYEAYESVRFGKEISPQEESKLLLELAPFVESFLAKIFSIEKEVFDLQKSLSNLAPLFQCRRLFVQRRALKKYSAEESKDFEGLVLEKHLLSHMKIKEFNALAFSEYILHCLKEADDYEKEIDLAEKYTAWRVFHIKEDPLSLSAQLFRVPQKIDFQNLIETSSEREGERKLSPEFLKSRSGFDLTDFGKNSAYACGEAHYCIFCHKQGKDWCSKGFPEKEKSAAVSFDDQIDENKKKELNENFQKNPLGVELKGCPLKQKISEMNVLVSEGYMLGALAMVIIDNPLVAATGARICNDCMRSCIYQKQESVDIPNIETEVFKNVIELPWGFEIYSLLTRWNPLNIKNILPKALTHYKILVVGMGPAGFTLSHYLLNQGHTIVGIDGLKIEPLPSSLIGHEKEFDFELIKDVKDLFSNLSERLIGGFGGVMEYGITSRWNKNYLLLIRLLLERRKSQFTLLGSTRFGGAFDEKYALELGFNHISLCLGAGEPRLLKLEKSLAKGIRQASDFLMTLHLGGASQKNSLTNFVIRLPIIVLGGGLTAVDTATEAQAYYRGQVETFLIRYETLLREKGKECVEKFWDLEDKEIAAEFIQHGILFRQEEERAKSEGRAPNFHKLIQSWGGIHVAYRRSLEEAPAYRFNAEELKKAFEEGICFLENIEILSLKLDETDWLSEMMFQQKEKTLTRPVKTILVAYGTRPNTSIIEAGEVSLPLKNGQLIPLLKEDLLEKERQESYAPLICQMSAGLSMSFLGDLNPKFSGSVVKAMASAKEGAPLIDHLMRKNSFPKKEREDFSTKIKKLFEASIVDLQEIAPNILEITVHAPHAARAFQPGQFFRLQRYEAFSLHRDGTRFSMEGIALTGASACPQSGTLSLIVLEVGASTKLCRLFKKGERIALMGPTGSPTKIFPQKTVLLIGGGLGNAVLFSVGKAFRESGSRVLYIAGYKSLKDRFKIKEIEAAANTVLWCVEDLSSQKDVHKRPQDLVFQGRVTDALIAYAKGEMGEPSISLEEVDYILTVGSQEMMEAVSHVRNKTLKSCLASKKDAYGSINSPMQCMMKGICAQCLQRQYDPLTGLETIIFSCRNQDQLLDYVDFECLKNRLKQNNLLEDIALQWGEFLKVF, encoded by the coding sequence GTGAATTTCTCAACTCAGAACCTATATACACAAGAAGGTCTTCAAGAAATTGATAAGGCCTTTTTAATATTTTTAAAAGACGCTTCATGTGTGCTTTATGAGGCGTATGAAAGTGTACGTTTTGGGAAAGAGATAAGCCCGCAAGAAGAAAGTAAACTTCTTCTAGAATTGGCTCCTTTTGTAGAAAGTTTCTTAGCAAAGATTTTTTCCATTGAAAAGGAGGTTTTTGATCTTCAAAAAAGCCTTTCAAATCTGGCTCCCCTTTTTCAATGTAGGCGCCTTTTTGTACAGAGACGGGCTCTTAAAAAATATTCCGCGGAAGAAAGTAAAGATTTTGAGGGGCTTGTGCTTGAAAAACATCTTCTCTCTCATATGAAAATAAAAGAATTTAACGCTCTTGCCTTTTCAGAGTATATTCTCCATTGCCTAAAGGAAGCTGATGATTATGAGAAGGAGATTGACCTTGCTGAGAAATATACAGCATGGCGTGTTTTTCATATTAAAGAAGACCCTCTTAGTTTATCTGCACAACTTTTTCGTGTTCCTCAAAAGATTGATTTTCAAAATTTGATTGAAACATCTTCTGAAAGAGAAGGAGAAAGAAAGCTTTCACCGGAATTTCTTAAATCTCGTTCAGGATTTGATTTGACAGACTTTGGGAAGAATAGTGCTTATGCCTGTGGGGAGGCCCATTATTGTATTTTTTGCCATAAACAAGGGAAAGATTGGTGTTCAAAAGGGTTTCCAGAAAAAGAGAAATCAGCTGCAGTCTCTTTTGATGATCAAATTGATGAAAATAAGAAAAAGGAACTTAATGAAAATTTTCAAAAAAACCCTTTGGGAGTTGAGCTTAAAGGCTGTCCTTTAAAACAAAAAATTTCTGAAATGAACGTGCTTGTTTCAGAAGGATATATGCTTGGGGCTCTTGCTATGGTTATCATTGATAATCCCCTTGTCGCTGCAACAGGAGCACGTATTTGCAATGATTGTATGAGAAGTTGTATTTATCAAAAACAAGAAAGTGTTGATATTCCAAATATTGAAACAGAAGTTTTTAAAAATGTCATTGAGCTTCCCTGGGGATTTGAGATTTATAGTCTTTTAACACGTTGGAACCCTTTAAATATAAAAAACATCCTTCCCAAAGCTCTAACCCACTACAAAATCTTAGTGGTTGGAATGGGGCCCGCTGGTTTTACATTGAGTCATTATCTTTTAAACCAAGGCCATACGATTGTTGGAATAGACGGCCTAAAAATTGAGCCTTTACCTTCTTCTCTTATCGGACATGAAAAAGAGTTTGATTTTGAATTGATAAAAGATGTAAAAGATCTTTTTTCTAACCTCTCAGAACGTCTTATAGGCGGTTTTGGAGGGGTTATGGAATATGGAATCACCTCAAGATGGAATAAAAATTACCTACTCTTGATTCGACTTCTTTTAGAGAGACGTAAATCTCAATTTACGCTTCTTGGAAGCACACGATTTGGGGGTGCTTTTGACGAGAAATATGCTTTGGAACTCGGGTTTAATCATATTTCTTTATGTTTAGGAGCTGGTGAACCTCGGCTTTTAAAACTTGAAAAAAGCTTAGCAAAAGGGATCCGGCAGGCATCTGATTTTTTAATGACCTTACATTTAGGAGGTGCTTCGCAAAAAAATTCTTTAACAAACTTTGTTATACGGCTCCCAATTATTGTTTTAGGAGGCGGACTTACAGCTGTTGATACAGCAACAGAAGCACAAGCTTATTATAGGGGTCAAGTTGAGACATTTTTAATCAGGTATGAAACGCTTCTTAGAGAAAAGGGAAAAGAATGTGTGGAGAAGTTTTGGGATCTTGAAGATAAGGAAATTGCAGCGGAGTTTATTCAACATGGAATTCTTTTTAGACAAGAAGAAGAAAGGGCTAAATCTGAAGGAAGAGCTCCAAACTTTCATAAACTTATACAAAGCTGGGGAGGTATTCATGTTGCTTATCGACGTTCTTTGGAAGAAGCGCCGGCCTATCGGTTTAATGCCGAAGAGCTTAAGAAAGCCTTTGAAGAAGGAATTTGTTTTTTAGAAAATATAGAGATTCTTTCTCTAAAGTTGGACGAGACCGACTGGCTCTCGGAAATGATGTTTCAACAGAAAGAAAAAACATTAACGCGTCCCGTGAAGACAATTTTAGTCGCTTATGGAACACGTCCTAATACAAGCATTATAGAAGCTGGTGAAGTTTCTTTGCCTTTAAAAAACGGCCAGCTCATTCCTTTGTTAAAAGAGGACTTGCTAGAAAAAGAACGACAAGAATCCTATGCTCCTCTTATATGTCAAATGTCAGCAGGCCTTTCGATGAGTTTTTTGGGAGATTTGAATCCAAAATTCTCAGGAAGTGTTGTAAAAGCCATGGCCTCGGCAAAAGAAGGTGCTCCTCTTATTGACCATCTTATGAGAAAAAATTCTTTTCCAAAGAAAGAGAGAGAAGATTTTTCGACAAAAATAAAAAAGTTATTTGAAGCCTCTATTGTTGACCTTCAAGAAATTGCCCCGAATATTCTTGAAATTACAGTTCATGCGCCTCATGCAGCACGTGCTTTTCAACCAGGGCAGTTTTTTCGTCTTCAAAGGTATGAGGCGTTTTCACTTCATAGAGATGGAACAAGATTTTCAATGGAAGGTATCGCTTTAACAGGAGCATCAGCTTGCCCTCAATCCGGCACGTTATCCTTAATTGTTCTTGAAGTAGGAGCTTCTACAAAATTGTGTCGTCTCTTTAAAAAAGGAGAGCGCATTGCATTGATGGGTCCAACAGGTTCGCCAACAAAGATTTTTCCTCAAAAAACAGTTCTTTTAATTGGAGGAGGACTTGGAAATGCTGTTCTTTTTTCGGTGGGAAAAGCCTTTCGTGAAAGTGGATCTCGGGTTTTATATATTGCTGGTTATAAGTCTCTTAAAGATCGTTTTAAGATAAAAGAAATTGAAGCCGCAGCAAATACGGTGCTTTGGTGTGTGGAAGATTTATCATCACAAAAAGACGTTCATAAGCGCCCTCAAGACCTTGTATTCCAAGGAAGGGTGACAGATGCCCTTATTGCCTACGCGAAAGGGGAAATGGGAGAGCCTTCTATTTCCCTTGAGGAAGTGGATTATATTTTAACAGTTGGATCTCAAGAAATGATGGAAGCTGTATCTCATGTACGAAACAAGACGTTAAAATCTTGTTTAGCTTCCAAGAAAGATGCTTATGGAAGTATCAATTCTCCTATGCAATGTATGATGAAGGGGATTTGTGCACAATGTCTCCAACGGCAATATGATCCTCTTACAGGGCTGGAGACAATTATTTTTTCATGTCGAAATCAAGATCAACTTTTGGATTATGTAGATTTTGAATGTCTTAAGAATAGACTTAAACAAAATAACTTATTGGAAGATATTGCTTTACAGTGGGGAGAATTTTTAAAAGTTTTTTAA
- a CDS encoding helix-turn-helix domain-containing protein, with product MQAETSKCQPNIHNLYLSQIKDIELTSREIDILACLNEEPSLTHLSKKISRFLQESSHRTIESQLYTLRRKLNVATTEEIKDFIKNTSIGPFLKYHYRILENHFEIINVLRNLNPILSSQNLHINIFCTYIFFVPIYFLYLYIFCTYINTPILELIKSLEYYLKLAGLRVSLNINKPLESLFLTSEAVCKNIYLMTQEDTKKIRNQKPLSLFSSENIYLEGRENQEIVFLSSSSLLPEISFSKNRYNFYLFLMELLEKVVPDSPYLQQNIEEFKKNYKPISFSQSLLPPLTEKKSYSSRRKILAFFYRIKGQSLRKKIFILLGTILGIGFCSIFLNLKLPSYENEKRVFHEKQPVFSDLLLPNKSILLKREKINRTIKATCSQ from the coding sequence ATGCAAGCTGAAACTTCTAAATGTCAACCAAATATTCATAATTTGTATTTATCTCAAATCAAGGATATAGAACTTACGTCTCGAGAAATTGATATTCTTGCCTGTTTAAATGAAGAACCAAGTTTAACGCATCTTTCAAAGAAAATAAGTAGATTTTTACAAGAAAGTTCCCATCGAACGATTGAAAGTCAGCTCTATACACTTAGAAGAAAATTAAACGTTGCGACGACAGAAGAAATTAAAGATTTTATCAAAAATACTTCTATTGGGCCTTTCTTAAAATACCATTATAGAATCTTAGAAAATCATTTTGAGATTATAAATGTTCTTCGTAATCTTAATCCAATACTCTCTTCTCAAAATTTGCACATTAATATTTTTTGTACCTATATATTTTTTGTACCTATATATTTTTTGTACCTATATATTTTTTGTACCTATATAAACACACCTATTTTAGAACTTATAAAATCGTTAGAATATTATTTAAAATTAGCAGGTCTAAGAGTTTCTCTTAATATTAATAAACCCCTTGAGAGCTTATTTTTAACATCAGAGGCAGTTTGTAAAAATATATACTTAATGACACAAGAAGATACTAAAAAAATAAGAAATCAGAAACCTCTCTCTCTTTTTTCTTCGGAAAATATTTACTTAGAAGGAAGAGAAAACCAAGAAATTGTTTTTTTATCTTCTTCATCTTTGCTTCCAGAAATCTCTTTTTCTAAAAACAGGTATAATTTCTATTTGTTTCTTATGGAGCTTTTAGAAAAAGTCGTTCCAGATTCACCTTACTTGCAACAAAATATTGAAGAATTTAAAAAAAATTATAAACCAATCTCTTTCTCACAAAGTTTGCTTCCTCCTTTAACAGAAAAGAAATCTTACTCTTCAAGAAGAAAAATTTTAGCCTTTTTTTATAGAATAAAAGGGCAGTCTCTGAGGAAAAAGATTTTTATTTTATTGGGAACAATATTAGGTATTGGCTTCTGTTCGATATTTTTAAATTTAAAATTACCTTCATATGAAAATGAAAAGAGAGTCTTTCATGAAAAACAACCTGTTTTCTCAGATCTTCTTCTCCCCAATAAGTCGATTTTACTTAAACGAGAAAAAATTAATAGAACAATTAAAGCAACATGTTCACAATAA
- a CDS encoding tetratricopeptide repeat protein: MKNNLFSQIFFSPISRFYLNEKKLIEQLKQHVHNNKEILTLAIVGMGGAGKTTLARMWGREWKQSHPKAFIWEINAETLLSLRSSFQELSRVLAQTSQQKETLASIEALQNIEEKERERLEFIKVCFRENPNWMLIFDNVDTWSFVAGYLPQNAQVWGQGQVIITTRNTHIKETDSVSWNDIIEIGELSPNDALTLFVLLRYNCTLSQLSPHQREEAFQFLKHIPLFPLDVTTAARHIQIFNLTYEEYLKQLNEHSEEFNETQENLLKETSYYTKTRYRIITLSLKKIIEINENFKNLLLLISFMNSQNIPKELLEHLYSKSIVNQFLYEMKKFSFITNNSGQFDAFSLHRITQDIIFVYLIKVLNLKQNRKNLEFVFFRVAHYLDSIIEEEDIERMLLMLSHCEKILHHEFLLTSDIMSSLKGELGSIYFYNGQYEDAKAFLQQSIDYLNKQNQHPLKLGLRLSCLGYVYLCLGDLENGINYNIQSVSFFKKYFPAHYLKIATHLTYLGNAYINVKNKAITAKNILKQANLIFKTHALENHIWYARNLVDLGKSYRNLGDYKSALSFLEKGVSCYKTQNVSNQFRTAWASVHLGKIYTDIGEYEKAKKSLEEALKVYEKAYIHTPHHEEIAWILKSLAKAYAGLGYYKKAEELHKQSYEMYKKNLSETSTSIGHILLELGDLYLSLKDFEKSLECYEKSKKIYEKNENVSYIKKAHLLNNMGVLYRLNHKFDKAQTYMLKALETYQKHPSCHWSFEALSELYMEKAQEAQKNEKVQEVIDLRKKAEYYLSQALEISKAIYPGESIHIKRIKSKLDLLHQAKKEIKN, encoded by the coding sequence ATGAAAAACAACCTGTTTTCTCAGATCTTCTTCTCCCCAATAAGTCGATTTTACTTAAACGAGAAAAAATTAATAGAACAATTAAAGCAACATGTTCACAATAATAAGGAAATACTCACTCTTGCAATTGTTGGCATGGGAGGGGCTGGAAAAACCACGCTTGCACGTATGTGGGGGCGAGAATGGAAACAATCTCATCCAAAAGCTTTCATTTGGGAAATTAATGCAGAAACTTTATTATCTCTCAGAAGTTCATTTCAAGAATTATCAAGAGTACTTGCCCAAACTTCGCAACAGAAAGAGACTCTTGCCTCTATAGAAGCACTTCAAAATATAGAAGAAAAAGAAAGAGAGCGTTTGGAATTTATAAAAGTCTGCTTTAGAGAAAACCCAAATTGGATGCTTATTTTTGACAATGTTGATACTTGGTCATTTGTTGCAGGTTATCTTCCTCAAAACGCGCAAGTGTGGGGCCAAGGACAAGTCATTATCACGACGCGCAATACACATATTAAAGAAACTGATTCCGTATCCTGGAACGATATCATAGAGATTGGTGAATTATCTCCTAACGATGCGCTTACTCTTTTTGTACTTCTGAGATATAATTGTACCCTTTCACAATTATCGCCGCATCAAAGAGAAGAAGCCTTTCAATTTCTAAAACATATACCTCTCTTTCCTTTAGATGTAACCACAGCAGCTCGGCATATTCAAATATTTAATCTAACATATGAAGAATATTTAAAACAACTGAATGAACACAGTGAAGAATTTAACGAAACTCAAGAAAATCTCTTAAAAGAGACAAGTTACTATACAAAAACACGATATCGTATAATTACCTTGTCTTTAAAGAAAATTATTGAAATTAATGAAAACTTTAAAAACTTGTTACTTTTAATTAGTTTTATGAATTCTCAAAACATTCCAAAAGAACTTCTTGAACACCTTTATTCAAAATCAATTGTAAATCAATTTTTATATGAGATGAAAAAATTTTCATTTATTACAAATAACTCAGGCCAATTTGATGCTTTTTCTCTCCATCGAATTACACAAGATATTATCTTTGTGTATCTTATAAAAGTTCTTAATTTAAAACAAAATAGAAAAAATCTAGAGTTCGTTTTTTTTAGAGTGGCGCATTATCTAGATAGCATCATTGAGGAAGAAGACATCGAAAGAATGCTTCTTATGTTGAGTCATTGTGAAAAAATATTGCACCATGAATTTCTATTAACTTCTGACATTATGAGCTCTCTAAAAGGTGAGCTTGGGTCTATTTATTTCTATAATGGTCAATATGAGGATGCTAAAGCTTTTTTGCAGCAGTCAATCGACTATCTTAATAAGCAAAATCAACACCCTCTTAAACTTGGATTGCGTCTTTCTTGTTTAGGGTATGTCTACTTATGTTTGGGAGATCTTGAAAACGGGATAAATTATAATATTCAGAGCGTTTCCTTTTTTAAAAAATATTTTCCAGCGCATTATTTGAAAATCGCTACTCACTTAACGTATCTTGGAAATGCTTATATAAATGTCAAAAACAAGGCAATAACTGCAAAAAATATACTTAAACAAGCAAATCTTATTTTTAAAACCCATGCACTAGAAAATCATATATGGTATGCTCGGAATTTGGTCGATTTAGGGAAATCTTATAGAAATTTAGGGGATTATAAAAGTGCTCTTTCGTTCTTGGAAAAAGGCGTAAGCTGTTACAAAACACAAAATGTTTCCAATCAATTTAGGACAGCATGGGCCTCGGTTCATTTAGGAAAAATTTATACGGATATTGGCGAATATGAAAAAGCTAAAAAGAGTCTAGAGGAAGCTCTTAAAGTTTATGAAAAGGCATATATCCATACACCTCATCATGAAGAAATAGCATGGATTTTAAAATCTTTAGCAAAGGCTTACGCGGGACTTGGTTACTACAAAAAAGCTGAAGAACTTCATAAACAATCTTACGAAATGTATAAGAAAAATTTATCTGAAACCTCTACAAGTATAGGTCATATTTTATTAGAATTAGGAGATTTATATCTTTCTTTAAAAGACTTTGAAAAGTCCTTGGAATGTTATGAAAAGAGCAAGAAAATTTATGAAAAGAATGAAAATGTATCATACATTAAGAAAGCCCATCTTTTAAATAATATGGGTGTTTTATATAGGCTGAATCATAAATTTGATAAAGCTCAAACTTATATGTTAAAAGCTTTAGAAACCTATCAAAAGCATCCAAGTTGTCATTGGTCTTTCGAGGCTTTATCGGAACTTTATATGGAAAAAGCTCAAGAAGCTCAAAAAAATGAAAAAGTGCAAGAAGTTATAGATCTGAGAAAAAAAGCTGAATATTACTTATCTCAAGCGTTAGAGATTTCTAAAGCAATTTATCCTGGTGAGTCCATTCATATTAAACGGATTAAATCTAAATTAGATTTGTTGCATCAAGCCAAAAAAGAGATAAAAAATTGA
- a CDS encoding YdcH family protein, translating into MSLFHRLNALKLKHAHLEKSIEREQKRPLPDISTLHHLKREKLCLKEEILKLSIAS; encoded by the coding sequence ATGTCTTTGTTTCATCGACTCAATGCTCTCAAACTAAAACATGCCCATCTTGAAAAATCAATTGAACGCGAACAAAAACGGCCTCTGCCAGATATTTCAACACTTCATCACTTAAAACGTGAAAAGCTTTGTTTAAAAGAAGAAATCCTAAAGCTATCAATTGCTTCTTAG